Proteins encoded in a region of the Variovorax sp. PAMC 28711 genome:
- a CDS encoding recombinase family protein, protein MAVALYARVSTTKQADKDLSIPDQLRQMRDWCQRNGQPIGKEYIEAGASATDDRRPEFQQMIADATLKPSPYTAIIVH, encoded by the coding sequence ATGGCCGTTGCGCTCTATGCACGCGTATCCACTACCAAGCAGGCGGACAAGGATCTCTCGATTCCTGACCAGCTGCGACAGATGCGCGACTGGTGCCAGCGCAACGGCCAGCCCATCGGCAAGGAGTACATCGAGGCGGGAGCATCTGCCACCGATGACCGGCGACCCGAGTTCCAGCAGATGATCGCGGACGCGACACTTAAGCCGTCCCCCTATACGGCGATCATCGTGCACTGA
- a CDS encoding recombinase family protein, with translation MRTCSTCSWLHLLKGWSLHKSRCGSHSLSRFFRDFIEFALYERKLNKAGVKLLSITQQTSDDPSGEMARRIFSMFDEYQSKENGKHTLRAMNENARQGNFNGSKPPFGYKTEELDLPAAKGRKKRLVIDEAEAPTVRRMFELYSQGLQGRDMGCKQIAAYFNERGVLLRGAKWTRTRVHQLICDTAYVGDRIFNKKNMRTNELKPQDEWVVVSIPSLIAKPVFMEVARKRHERSPAVTPARVVSSPTLLTGLLRCANCGAGMTTATGKGGRYRYYKCNTRIGQSSGACCTPAVPMEKMDRLVLDAFADKVLTPERLKEMLREMKGHLKSAHSRQDETIGMLQRELNELETATNRLYDAVEKDLLPMDDMLRSRAQKLKSRRDAVLLEMAGARRSKEMPVAALSSKKLEAFGAALRARLTDREGGFSKRYLHEFVGEIRFDGKMVTMQGKKATLLAAAAGSSELGTTRVPSSVHHWLLDLGSNQGPTD, from the coding sequence GTGAGAACTTGTTCGACTTGTTCATGGCTCCATCTTCTCAAAGGGTGGAGCCTCCACAAATCCCGGTGCGGTTCACACAGCCTGTCGCGCTTCTTCCGCGACTTCATCGAGTTTGCGCTGTATGAACGCAAGCTGAACAAGGCGGGCGTCAAGCTGCTGTCGATCACCCAGCAGACCAGCGACGATCCATCGGGGGAGATGGCGCGCCGCATCTTCTCTATGTTCGATGAGTACCAGAGCAAAGAAAACGGGAAGCACACCTTACGGGCGATGAACGAGAACGCCCGTCAAGGCAACTTCAACGGGTCTAAGCCGCCCTTTGGCTACAAAACGGAGGAGCTCGATCTTCCAGCGGCCAAGGGTCGGAAGAAACGGCTGGTCATCGATGAGGCCGAGGCGCCGACAGTGCGCCGGATGTTTGAGCTGTATTCGCAGGGGTTACAAGGGCGTGACATGGGCTGCAAGCAGATCGCGGCCTACTTCAACGAGCGCGGAGTGTTGTTGCGTGGCGCTAAGTGGACCCGGACACGCGTTCACCAACTGATCTGCGATACGGCATACGTCGGTGACCGAATCTTCAACAAGAAGAACATGCGCACCAACGAGCTCAAGCCACAGGACGAGTGGGTAGTGGTGAGCATTCCCTCCCTCATTGCTAAGCCGGTATTCATGGAAGTCGCGCGTAAGCGCCATGAGCGCTCGCCTGCAGTGACACCGGCTCGCGTCGTCAGCAGCCCGACCTTGCTGACCGGGTTGCTACGCTGCGCCAACTGCGGCGCAGGAATGACCACCGCCACCGGAAAAGGCGGGCGGTATCGCTACTACAAGTGCAACACGCGGATCGGCCAAAGCTCGGGCGCTTGCTGCACCCCAGCTGTGCCGATGGAAAAAATGGACCGCCTCGTGCTCGATGCGTTTGCGGACAAGGTGCTCACGCCAGAGCGCCTGAAAGAAATGCTGCGTGAAATGAAAGGGCACCTCAAGAGCGCTCATTCCCGCCAGGACGAAACAATCGGGATGCTCCAGCGGGAGCTCAACGAGTTGGAGACGGCAACGAACCGCCTTTACGACGCGGTGGAGAAGGACCTGCTGCCTATGGACGACATGCTGCGCAGCCGGGCTCAGAAGCTGAAGTCACGGCGCGATGCGGTCTTGCTGGAAATGGCTGGAGCTCGACGAAGCAAGGAAATGCCGGTCGCTGCACTGTCCTCGAAGAAGCTCGAAGCGTTTGGCGCTGCGCTACGTGCGCGCCTGACAGACCGGGAGGGCGGCTTCTCGAAACGCTACCTGCATGAGTTCGTCGGCGAGATTCGCTTCGACGGAAAGATGGTGACGATGCAGGGGAAAAAAGCGACGCTGCTAGCTGCAGCTGCTGGGAGTAGCGAGCTGGGCACTACAAGAGTGCCCAGCTCCGTACATCATTGGCTCCTCGACCTGGGCTCGAACCAGGGACCTACGGATTAA
- a CDS encoding TonB-dependent siderophore receptor, giving the protein MANHHVIPKKSGKPKWPAAPVPRALAAMVLIAAGSSSYAQDATLPAITVTDQSTPKQIDISGFGDVPLRELPLSATVIDNQQIQASGARRLADLAQFDSSVTDAYNSAGYWDYLTVRGFVLDNRFNYRREGLPISAETSIPLDNKERVEILRGTSGIQAGTSAPGGLVNYVVKRPTAQDLREVRVETTSRGSLLGAIDLGGRFGSEQQFGYRLNVAAENLKPLVHNLDGNRKLLSLAADWRITRDSILEAEIEYSRKTQPSQNGYSLLGNVLPQPVDPRINLNNQPWSQPSEFGALTGTLRFTQSLNADWRWSAQLGQQRLKTDDRLAYAFGCSAEGNYDRYCSDGTFDFYDFRSENERRTQTAGQIKVNGNVMTGGVKHELGFGILQSRVRNRFQDQAYNYVGTGNVLGTAIVPADPTLTDASTNRDEKSTELTLQDAIRWNDQFTTWLGVRHTRLDRGSVRTDGSRPTQYDQSVTTPWVAASYAVQPGLLAYASWGKGIESQVVPNKISQYANAGEALPALASKQWEFGFKGGDNALNWQVAYFNISRPMTNIDTCNNSGADCTGQYDGRAVHRGLEANAQWNTGPWRLAGGVTFIDAKRRDSTLSPSLNGEHPTNVPSQVVRAQVGYRIAAVPGLEVQGQLSHEGRRNVLPDGSIRLPGWTRFDAALRYDTRLNNVNTSWTIAVENVADKRYWKESPYQFGHVYLFPGAPRTLRLAFTASL; this is encoded by the coding sequence ATGGCAAACCACCACGTCATCCCGAAGAAATCCGGCAAGCCGAAATGGCCCGCCGCACCTGTCCCGCGCGCACTCGCCGCCATGGTGCTGATCGCCGCCGGCAGCAGCAGCTACGCGCAAGACGCGACGCTGCCCGCCATCACCGTCACCGACCAGAGCACGCCGAAGCAGATCGACATCAGCGGCTTCGGCGACGTGCCGCTGCGCGAGCTGCCGCTCTCGGCCACGGTCATCGACAACCAGCAGATCCAGGCCAGCGGCGCGCGCCGCCTGGCCGACCTTGCGCAGTTCGATTCGTCGGTCACCGATGCCTACAACTCCGCCGGCTATTGGGACTACCTCACGGTGCGCGGCTTCGTGCTGGACAACCGCTTCAACTACCGGCGGGAGGGCCTGCCGATCAGCGCCGAAACGTCGATCCCGCTCGACAACAAGGAGCGCGTCGAGATCCTGCGCGGCACCAGCGGCATCCAGGCCGGCACCAGCGCGCCCGGCGGGCTCGTCAACTACGTCGTCAAGCGACCGACCGCACAAGACCTGCGCGAAGTGCGCGTGGAAACGACCAGCCGCGGCAGCCTGCTCGGCGCCATCGACCTCGGTGGCCGCTTCGGCAGCGAGCAGCAGTTCGGCTATCGCCTGAACGTGGCCGCTGAAAACCTGAAGCCGCTGGTGCACAACCTCGACGGCAACCGCAAGCTCTTGTCGCTCGCGGCCGACTGGCGCATCACCCGCGACTCCATCCTCGAAGCCGAGATCGAATACAGCCGGAAGACGCAACCCAGCCAGAACGGCTACAGCCTGCTCGGCAACGTGCTGCCGCAACCGGTCGACCCGCGCATCAACCTCAACAACCAGCCCTGGTCGCAGCCTTCGGAATTCGGCGCGCTCACCGGCACGTTGCGCTTCACGCAGTCCCTCAATGCCGACTGGCGCTGGAGCGCGCAGCTCGGGCAGCAGCGCCTGAAGACCGACGACCGCCTCGCCTACGCCTTCGGCTGCAGCGCCGAAGGCAACTACGACCGCTACTGCAGCGACGGCACTTTCGACTTCTACGACTTCCGCAGCGAGAACGAGCGCCGTACGCAAACCGCCGGGCAGATCAAGGTAAACGGCAACGTCATGACCGGCGGAGTGAAGCACGAGCTCGGCTTCGGCATCCTTCAAAGCCGGGTGCGCAACCGCTTCCAGGACCAGGCCTACAACTACGTCGGCACCGGCAACGTCCTGGGCACCGCCATCGTGCCCGCCGACCCCACGCTCACCGACGCGAGTACCAACCGCGACGAAAAATCGACCGAGCTCACGCTTCAGGACGCCATCCGCTGGAACGACCAGTTCACCACCTGGCTCGGCGTGCGTCACACGCGCCTCGACCGCGGCAGCGTGCGCACCGACGGCTCGCGCCCGACGCAGTACGACCAGAGCGTGACCACGCCGTGGGTCGCGGCGAGCTACGCGGTCCAGCCTGGCCTGCTGGCCTATGCAAGCTGGGGCAAGGGGATCGAATCGCAGGTCGTGCCGAACAAGATTTCGCAGTACGCCAATGCCGGCGAAGCGCTGCCCGCGCTCGCATCGAAGCAGTGGGAATTCGGCTTCAAGGGCGGTGACAACGCACTGAACTGGCAAGTCGCGTACTTCAACATTTCGCGCCCGATGACCAACATCGACACCTGCAACAACAGCGGCGCCGACTGCACCGGCCAGTACGACGGCCGCGCGGTGCACCGCGGCCTCGAAGCCAACGCGCAATGGAACACCGGCCCCTGGCGCCTCGCCGGCGGCGTGACCTTCATCGACGCCAAGCGTCGCGACAGCACGCTCTCCCCGAGCCTGAACGGCGAGCATCCGACCAACGTGCCGAGCCAGGTCGTGCGCGCACAGGTCGGCTACCGCATCGCTGCCGTGCCCGGCCTCGAAGTGCAAGGTCAGCTCTCGCACGAAGGTCGCCGCAACGTGCTGCCCGATGGCTCGATCCGCCTGCCCGGCTGGACCCGCTTCGACGCCGCGCTGCGCTACGACACCCGGCTCAACAACGTGAACACCAGCTGGACCATCGCCGTGGAAAACGTGGCCGACAAGCGCTACTGGAAAGAGTCGCCCTACCAGTTCGGCCACGTCTACCTGTTCCCCGGCGCACCCCGCACGCTGCGCCTCGCCTTCACTGCGTCGCTTTGA
- a CDS encoding IS3 family transposase (programmed frameshift): MNKSNKFSPEVRERAVRLVLEHRGEYPSLWLAVESIAPKIGCVPQTLLTWVKRHEIDSGARDGVTTSEAQRVKELEREVKELRRANEILKVASAFFGPGGARPPIQVLRELIDEHRDTFGVEPICKVLQISPSGYRRHAALRREPERRCARAQSDDILATEIKRVWQANMQVYGAEKVWRQLAREGTAAARCTVERLMKRLGLRGVMRGKVVRTTISDRRAPCPLDKVNRQFKADRPNQLWVSDFTYVSTWQGWQYVAFVIDVYARRIVGWRVSSSMTTDFVLDALEQALYARQPERDRSLVAHSDRGSQYVSVRYSERLAEAGVEPSVGSKGDSYDNALAETVNGLYKAELIHRRAPWKTKESLELATLEWVSWFNHHRLLEPIGYIPPAEAEANYYRHLAEQAVIPA; this comes from the exons ATGAACAAGTCGAACAAGTTCTCACCTGAGGTCCGCGAGCGCGCGGTGCGCCTGGTGTTGGAACACCGCGGGGAGTACCCCTCGCTGTGGCTGGCGGTCGAATCGATTGCCCCGAAGATCGGCTGCGTGCCGCAGACGCTGCTGACATGGGTCAAGCGTCACGAGATAGATTCCGGCGCGCGCGATGGCGTAACGACGTCGGAGGCGCAGCGCGTCAAAGAGCTCGAACGCGAGGTCAAGGAATTGCGCCGGGCCAACGAGATCCTGAAGGTGGCGAGTGCGTTTTTCG GCCCAGGCGGAGCTCGACCGCCGATTCAAGTCCTGAGAGAGCTCATCGACGAGCATCGCGATACGTTCGGGGTCGAGCCGATCTGCAAGGTTTTGCAGATCTCCCCGTCCGGGTATCGACGGCATGCGGCGCTTCGTCGCGAGCCGGAACGGCGCTGCGCACGAGCGCAGAGCGATGACATTCTTGCAACAGAGATCAAGCGCGTCTGGCAAGCCAACATGCAGGTCTACGGCGCCGAGAAGGTCTGGCGGCAGTTGGCTCGCGAAGGCACAGCGGCGGCCCGATGCACGGTTGAACGGCTGATGAAACGCCTCGGACTTCGCGGCGTCATGCGGGGCAAAGTCGTACGAACGACGATCAGCGACCGCAGGGCGCCGTGCCCGCTGGACAAAGTCAACAGGCAGTTCAAGGCCGACAGGCCGAATCAGCTTTGGGTCTCGGACTTCACGTACGTCTCTACCTGGCAAGGCTGGCAATACGTGGCCTTCGTCATCGACGTCTACGCCAGACGCATCGTAGGCTGGCGAGTCAGCAGTTCGATGACGACAGACTTCGTCCTTGATGCCCTGGAGCAGGCACTGTACGCAAGGCAGCCGGAACGCGATCGAAGCCTTGTGGCGCACTCCGACAGGGGCTCGCAATACGTCTCTGTCCGCTACAGCGAGCGGTTAGCAGAGGCCGGCGTGGAGCCGTCGGTTGGCAGCAAAGGCGACAGCTACGACAACGCTCTGGCCGAGACGGTCAACGGTCTCTACAAGGCCGAATTGATCCATCGCCGGGCGCCTTGGAAGACGAAGGAGTCCTTGGAACTCGCGACGCTCGAATGGGTGTCTTGGTTCAATCACCATCGACTGCTGGAGCCCATTGGCTACATCCCGCCCGCCGAGGCTGAGGCAAACTACTACCGGCATCTCGCCGAGCAGGCCGTCATACCGGCCTGA